The region ATTCTATGAAAGACAATTTTACTTCCCTGTCTGTAGAAGAACTGAAGAAAGAGATACAATCCTCATCGGAAGAAGTGCGTAAGGCACGCTTTCAGTATGGAGTTACACGTTCTCTAGAGAATCCAAAACAAATCAGAAATCATAAGAAGAGAATTGCGCAGGCCTTAACTGCTATTCGTGAAAAGGAATTAGTAGCTGAGGGAAAACTCAAAAAAATTGCTCCGAAAGTTGGGAAGCCAATTCCAGAAGCAAAACCTGCTAAGGGTAAGAAAAAGTAAGATATGGAAGATAAGAACGCAAAAAAGTCGCTTACCATCCAAGGTGTTGTCGTCAGTGATTCTATGGATAAAACCGTAGTCATCGAAGTGATCACAAGAAAGGTGCATCCTAGATTTAAAAAGATCATGACAAAGACCTCTAGAGTAAAGGTACACGATGAGAAGAATGAGTGTCAGGTAGGCGACCGTATCGTTGCAGTCGAAACTCGACCTCTGAGTAAACAAAAGCACCATAAGTTATTAAAGGTGCTAGAGAAGGCTAAACTAGTATGATTCAACAAGAAACTATTTTGCAAGTTGCCGACAACTCGGGTGTGAAAAAAGTCATGTGCGTCAAAGTGTTAGGTGGCTCAAAAAAGAGATACGCAACACTTGGCGACGAGATAATTGTAGCCGTTAAGGATGCGCAACCTGCTTACGGCTTACGAGATGGTCAGGGAAAGAAAGTTCACAACAAAGCAGTTCAAAGAGCGGTTGTCGTGCGAACCAAAAAGGAAGTGAGACGACCTGACGGAACGTATATTCGCTTTGATGACAATGCAGTTGCAATCATCGATGATAAAGGAAATCCCAAAGGCACAAGGATCTTTGGACCAGTCGCAAGAGAGCTTCGTGACAAGAAGTATATGAAGATCATTTCTCTTGCACCGGAGGTTTTATAATGGCGACAAAATTACCTTACAGAGGTTCTGAGCCAGTTAAATTCAAAAAAACCAAAATCAAAAAAGACGATGAGGTTTTGGTCATTGCGGGCAAAGAGAAAGGAAAAAAGGGCAAAGTATTGGCGATTGATAAGCGTCGTGATCGTGTTTACATTGAAGGTGTAAACAAAAGACGAAGATACGTCCGCCCGACACAAGAGAACCCACAAGGTGGTTCGATTGAGATCGAATTCCCGATTCATATCTCTAATGTTATGTTTCATGATGCAAAGGCAGAAAACAAGGCGAAACCAAAGAAGAAAATTAAAGGTGTACGCTTAGGGTTTCTGAAGAAAGATGGAAAATCAGCACGGGTCACAAGACCTGAAGGGAAAGAGATTTAATCATGGTACCTAGGCTTAAAGAAAAATACGAAAAAGTCATTCGTCCCAACCTTCAGAAAGAGCTCGGTTTTAAGAGCGTAATGAGAGTTCCGAAATTAGAAAAAATCGTGATCAACGTCGGAATGGGCGAAGCACATACAAATCCAAAGGCTATGGAAGCTTGTTTGGAAGAGATAGGGCAGATCACAGGCCAGAAGCCAGTGAAAACTTTTGCTAAAAAGTCCATTGCGGGTTTTAAAGTGAGAGAAGGTATGGTGCTCGGCTGTAAGGTTACGCTTCGTGGCCATTACATGTATGAATTTTTGGATCGTTTCATCAACATCGCCCTCCCAAGGGTAAGGGACTTTCGAGGCGTAAGCCCAAAAGGTTTTGATGGGCGTGGGAATTACAACCTTTCCGTAAAGGAACAAATCATTTTTCCTGAGATCCACTTCGACAAGATCAATACGATCTATGGTATCAACATCACCTTTGTCACGAACACTGAAAATGACAAAGAAGCATACGAATTATTTCAAGCCTTCGGCATGCCTTATCGCACAGCCGGAGCAAAATAGGAGAGACATATGGCGAAAAAATCAATGATGGAGCGCCACGCGAAGAAACAAAAATTCAAGGTGAGAGAGTACAATCGCTGTCCACTTTGCGGTAGATCGCGTGCCTATTTGCGAAGATTCGATATGTGTCGTTTATGCTTCCGCGACTTAGCGAGCAAAGCGCAGATCCCTGGCGTTAAAAAATCCTCTTGGTAGAGTTTGGGAAAGGTTACAAAGAATGAGTCTTTCAGATCCAATAGCAGATATGTTAACAAGAATCCGTAACGCGCAGCAGGCGAAGCATGAGTCCTGCGTGATTCCGGGAAGCAAAATAAAGAAGTCTATCCTAGAGCTTTTAAAAGAGGAAGGTTTCGTTGAAGACATCCAAACCGTAAAAAACGGAAGTTTTGATGATTTTCAAGTAAAACTGAAGTATGATGAGAACAAACGTCCTGTGATCAGAATGATAGAACGTGTTTCGACTCCTGGTAGAAGGGTCTACATCCAATCTTCGGAAATACGTCCTTTCCGAAATAATATAGGAACTATGATCCTTTCTACTTCGAAGGGAGTGATGACAGGAAAAAGAGCAAGAAAACTCAAGGTAGGAGGTGAAGTTCTTTGTAAGGTATTCTAACCGAACAAGGAATCAATCGCATGTCCCGAGTTGGTAAAAGTATTATTAAATTGCCTCCTAAGGTGGAGGTTAAGGCTGATACAAGTTCAATCACTGTAAAAGGACCTTTAGGTGAATTAAAATCACCAATTTTCGAAGGTGTTTCTGCAAAGGTTGAGAACGGAGAGCTTGTGTTCTCCCGAAACAGCGAAGACCAAAAAACTGTCGCTCTCCACGGTTTGGTGCGATCACTCGCCATGAACAGTGTGAAAGGAGTGACAACAGGTTGGGAAAAGAACCTAGAAATTACTGGTGTTGGTTACCGAGCGCAAAAGCGCGGTAAAGACCTTGTGATGAACTTGGGATATTCCCATGAAGTTGTCTTCCCTGAGCCAAATGGCATTAAAATTGAGGTCACTGACCAGTTAAAGATCAAAGTAACAGGGATCGATCGCCAGTTAGTGGGTCAAGTTGCTGCAGACATTCGTTCCAAGAGACCACCTGAGCCTTACAAAGGGAAGGGTGTTAAGTACAGTGATGAATACATCAGACGTAAAGCCGGAAAAACTGGTAAGAAGTAGTCGCCATGATCAATAAAACAGCAAAGAACATTCAAAGAAAACGAAGAACTGAAAGAGTTCGCTTCAAATTGAAAGCGAATTCTTCTCGCCCTAGACTCGTATTCAATAAATCAAACAAATACCTTACTGCTCAGATTATCGATGACAGTAAAGGGATCACATTGGTGTATGCGACCACATTTGCAAAGGATTTCCCTGCTCATGAAAATTCCAAAAAGAGCAAGGCGGCTGCAACTCAATTAGGAAAGGTGATTGCGGAAAAGGCAAAAAAAGCAGGTCTTTCCCAAGTGGTTTTAGATCGATCGGGAATGGTTTACCACGGCCGGATCGCAGCTTTTGCAGACTCTGCAAGAGAAGGTGGGTTGGAGTTCTAGTATGATGTTAGAAGAAGAAACAAAAGAGTTCACAGAGAAAGTAGTAAAGATTGACCGAGTAGCGAAAGTGGTTAAGGGGGGACGTCGGTTCTCTTTCAACGCCCTTTCTGTGGTTGGTGACTCTAAAGGTAAAGTTGGTATTGGGTTTGGAAAAGCAAATGAAGTACCGGACGCCATTCGTAAGTCCATAGAATCTGCAAAGAAGAACTTAAAATCTATACATTTTATCGGACATACTGTACCTCACGACGTGATTGGTAGCTTTAAATCTGCTCGAGTGATCCTAAAACCTGCATCTCCTGGAACAGGAATTATTGCAGGTGCATCTGTTCGCTCTGTTTTGGAGAGAGCGGGTGTTCAAGACGTACTCACTAAGTCTTGGGGATCTTCTAATCCTATGAACATTGTGAAAGCAACCATGGATGCTTTGCAACAATTGGAAACTCCTTCTATGGCAGTGAAGCGTAGGGGAGTTAGCCTAAAACACTTGTTTGGGCAAGATTTATAAGAGGTTCGCGATGGAAGAAGTACTTGTGACACAACAAAAGAGTTCCATCGGAGTTTTGCCTATCCATAGACAGACTCTGATTGCATTGGGCCTAAAAAAGAAAGGCCAGACAAGAAAGCACAAGGTAACCCCCCAAATTCAGGGAATGCTCCGACAAGTTGGTTACCTGCTCAAGATAGAAAAGGTAAAATAAATATGGCAGAGAAAGAAAGAATCGAGCGCGCTCGCGGTTTTGGGAAAAAAAGACCCAAAAAGAGTACTTCCCTCGGTAACAAAAACCTCGTCCCGATTCCAAAGGGTGCAAAAACAGCCAAAAAAAGGGTAGGGCAAGGGCCAGGATCGGGTATGGGGAAAACCTCTACTCGAGGTTCAAAAGGCCAAAGGGCAAGAGCTGCCTCCATGAAAAGAGGTTTTGAAGGTGGACAGATGCCACTCCACAAACGCCTCCCCAAACGTGGTTTCCGAAATATATTCTCTAGCGTATACCAACCTGTAAATCTATTGGTGATTGCAAAAGCTGGTTTGTTCGGTGAGATTTCTCCTGCTCTCCTTCGTGAGAAGCGTTTGATCAAATCGGAAACAGGTTTAATCAAATTACTTGCAACTGGTGAATTGAGCCAAGCGATCACAATTACAGTAGATGGTGCTTCACAATCAGCAATCGCGAAAGTTGAGAAAGCTGGTGGAAAGGTCATCATCAGAGAAAAGAAAGCTGTAGAGAAGAAAAACGCATAACACATGTTCCAAACAATTGCTAACATATTCAGAATCCCAGAACTAAGATCGAAAATCTTTTTTACCATAGGTATGCTGTTGCTCTTCAGGATGGGGACTCATGTCACGATTCCTGGCATCAATAGTTTGATCGTCACTGGGATCACCGCCGACCCGAGTGAAGGATTTTTGGGTATGGTAGACTTGTTTGCAGGTGGCGCTCTTCTTAAGTTTTCGATCTTTGCCTTGGGGATTATGCCCTACATCTCCTCCTCTATCATCATGCAGCTTGTCATGGTGCTCATTCCCTCTTTGCAAAAACTGCAAAAGGAAGGTGATGAGGGCAGAAAGAAAATACAACAGTATACAAAGTACGGCACATTGATCCTCTGTGCGGTTCAGTCCCTTGCCGTGATCCAGCTTGCCAATTCTTGGTCAACTGGTTCGGGAAATGCTCCAGCAAAGTACCCTGGTTTGATCAGTCCTTCTGTGGATGCATATTTCTTACCTTTGGCGATGGTTTCCATCACGACAGGTACCGTGCTACTTATATGGTTGGGAGAACAAATCACGGAGCGTGGTATTGGCAATGGAATTTCTTTGATTATCTTTGCGGGTATCATTGGACGGATGCCTGAAGCCTTGATTGCTATGTTTACTTCGGATACTTCCGATGCACTTTCCATTTTGATCCTTTTAATTATCTTTATCGTCTTGATCGCATTAACGGTGATACTTACCCAAGGTGTACGCCGAGTTCCTTTGAACTATGGAAAGCAGATGGTGGGGCGCAAGATGGTACAGGCGAGAAGTCAGTCCATTCCGTTCAAGGTCAATAGTGCAAATGTGATGCCTATTATCTTTGCCTCTTCTTTGATTCTCTTTCCTCAAACCATCATCCAGTGGCTTTCCTCCAAGGGCGGGCAGTGGGCTGGTTGGGCAGTGATTATGGATTATTTCAATCCATTTTCTCAAATTTGGTACCATGCACTTTTTTATTATGTAATCTATACATCTCTGATTATCTTCTTTGCCTATTTTTACACAGCAATCCAGTTCAACCCCCAAGAGCTTGCGGACAACTTGAAAAAGTATGGTGGATTTATCCCTGGTGTTCGCCCTGGGACCCAGACCAAGGAAATGATTGAAAAGATCTTAAATCGCATCACTCTTCCTGGCGCACTCTTCTTAGCTGGCCTTGCTTTAGCCCCTTATTTAATCATCAAGTTTTTAAACTTGGGTTCAAACACAGGTGGCGGTACTTTGGTTTACACTTTTGGTGGAACATCACTTTTAATTATGGTCGGTGTGGCACTTGAGACTTTAAAACAGATTGAAGCTCAACTCCTCATGCGTAATTATGAAGGTTTCATGAAGAAGACAAAAATCAAAGGCAGAGCGTAACCATATGAAACGACTGATTTTTATGGGCCCTCCGGGGGCCGGAAAGGGCACACAAGCAGATATCATTAAAGAACGGTTTCAGATCCCCCAGATCTCGACTGGTGACATCCTCCGCTCTGCAGTTAAAAACGGAACGAAAATGGGTTTAGAGGCGAAAAAATATATGGACGCCGGAGACCTGGTTCCAGATGCTGTCGTTATCGGCATTATCCGCGACCGTTTGGTTGAGTCGGATTGTGCGAATGGATTCATACTGGATGGATTTCCTCGGACGGTGGAGCAAGCAAAAGCTCTCGAAGGAATCCTCAAAGAGCTCCACATGGAGCTCGACTCCGTTGTCAACCTAGACGTTCCTGACGATGAACTCGTAAAACGTTTGCTAGGTAGAGCGATCAAAGAAGGACGCTCGGATGACAACGAAGAGACCATCAAAAACCGTCTGCATACTTACAACACCAAAACTTTGCCCCTGATCGATTTTTATCGTGGAACAGGTATCCTTCGGCAAATCAATGGCTTGGGAAGTATGGATGAAATCACAAATGCAATCTTAAAGCAGATTCAATAGGAGAATCACCCTGGCTAAGGAAGAAGCAATCACGATCGATGGCACGGTTTTAGAGCCGCTCCCAAATGCCATGTTTCGAGTGGAACTGGAAAACGGTCATAAAGTTTTGGCCCACATTTCAGGAAAGATGCGTATGCATTACATTCGTATCTTACCTGGTGACAAGGTTACCGTCGAGCTTTCACCTTATGACCTCACCAAGGGTAGAATCACATACAGGAAGAAATAGGATAACGTATGAAAGTTAGAGCATCAGTGAAAAAGATTTGTTCCGAATGCAAAGTCATTCGCAGAAAAGGTGTGATCCGAGTGATCTGCACGAACCCAAAACACAAACAAAGGCAAAGATAGAATATGGCACGTATTGCAGGTGTAGATTTACCTTCCAACAAAAGAATCGTAATCGGTTTAACCTATGTATATGGGATTGGAAAGTCTTCCTCTGAGAAGATTTTGAAAAAAGCCGGGATTGACGAGAGCATTCGAGTGAAAGACCTAAGCGATGAACAAGAAGCATCGATTCGTAGGGTGATCGAAGAGGGCTTTCAAGTAGAAGGGGACCTTCGTTCCGAAGTGAACCTCAACATCAAACGATTGATGGATGTTGGGTGTTACCGTGGCCTCAGACATAGAAGAGGCTTACCTGTAAACGGCCAAAGAACCAGAACCAACGCGAGGACTCGTAAAGGAGTCAAGAAGACCGTTGCGAACAAGAAAAAGGTAACTAAATAGGATTTGATCAATGGCTGAAAAAGAAACGAAAGGCAAAAAAGAAACCAAGAAAGTAAAGAAGAAAGAGAAAAAGAATGTACCGAGAGGTAAGGTCTATATCCAGGCTTCTTTTAATAACACCATCGTCTCCGTAACAGATATGGCAGGAAACGTGATCTCTTGGTCTTCTTCTGGAATGATGGGATTCCGTGGTTCTAAAAAATCAACTCCCTATGCGGCTCAAATTGCGGCAACAAATGCTGCTGAAAAAGCCATTGAGGCTGCTGGTCTATCCGAAGTGGACGTAATGGTTTCTGGACCAGGCATTGGCCGCGAATCAGCAATCCGTTCCCTCACCACAAAAGGTCTCGCTGTAAAATTAATCAAAGATGTCACCCCGCTTCCACACAATGGATGCAGACCTAGAAAAAGAAGAAGAGTGTAAGGTATAATATATGGCACGTTATAGAGGTCCTGTTGCGAAATTAATGAGAAGAGAGGGTTTGAATCTCTTCTTAAAAAATAGCCACACATTGCATAAAGAAAAGTCCTCTCTCGAAAAGAGGAAATACCCTCCAGGTCTTCCTCCCAAGAAGAAAGGAAAGGTAACGGAATATGGCGCTCAGCTTCGCGAAAAACAAAAAGTGAAGAGAGCCTACGGAGTTCTGGAAAAACAATTCCGACGTTATTTTGAAGAAGCATCGCACACCCCAGGAATTCCTGGTGAAAACTTACTCCAGTTTCTCGAAAGAAGGTTGGACAATGTTTTGTATCGTTTGGGTTTTGCGGTAACACGCCGACAAGCGAGAAACTTTGTTGCCCATAGACACATTCTAGTAAATGGAAACCGTGTAGATATTTGTTCTTATCGTGTAAACGTCGGTGACAAAATTGAAATCCGAGACAAATTCCAAAAGTCTCCTTTCATCGAAGAAAACATCAAACTAGCGCAAGCAATCAATAAGACTGTTTCCTGGTTAAGTGTTAACTTTTCAAATTTTTCAGGTGAAGTGCTTTCGCTTCCGACAAGAGAACACATAGATCTTCCAATCAAAGAACAAGTGATTGTGGAATTGTATTCTAAGTAGACCAACGAATCGATAGAGAAGGTAAAGACATTGTCCCCTAAGAATTTATTAAAAGGCTTTAAAAGACCAAAGAAAATCGAATTCACAACAGATGTGAATACTGCCAACTACGGAAAGTTTGTCGCAGAGCCATTTGAGCGTGGCATTGGTACAACCATTGGAAACTCATTGAGAAGAACACTTATGAGTTCAATCGAAGGGGCAGCCATCTCTGCCATTCGTATTGAGGGAGTTACGCATGAATTTGCGTATGTGGAAGGTGTGGCAGAAGACGTCACAAGGATTATCCTAAACCTAAAACAAGTCCGCATTAAGTACGAACCAGAAGACAAAGAAGCAAGTAAAGTCATTCACATCGAGTTGAAAGGTGCTGGTTACTTCCGTGCTGGAGATTTGGCAGTGGATTCTTCTATCGAAATAATGAATCCGGACCTGCACATTGCGACTTTAAACGAAGATGCAAATATCATTATGGATTTAGAAATCCAAAGAGGCCGTGGATACATCCCTGCTGAGGACAAAAAGAAGGAAATAGAAGTATTGGGAACCATCCCTATCGATTCTATTTTCTCGCCAATCCAAAAGGTTCTTTTTGAAGTTTCTGAAACTCGCGTAGCCCAAAGATCTGATTATGAAAAGCTAACTCTAGAGGTTTGGACCGATGGTTCTGTATCCCCAGAGGATGCGGTCGCGCAAGCAGCAAAGATTCTAAAAGACCACTTAACTGTTTTCATTAACTTCGAAGAAGAAGTTGAGGAAGAAGAAGAAGAATTAGATGAAGCAGATGAAAAATTAAAAGCCTCCCTTTCCAAACACGTGGAAGAGTTGGAGCTCTCTGTGCGTTCTACGAATGTATTGAGAAGTTTGGAAATTGATTTCATCGGAGAATTAGTTAAACGTAGTGAAGAGGAAATGACTAAGTCAAAGCATTACAGCGAACAGAGTTTGGCTGAGTTAAAGGCAAAGTTGTCTTCCTTAGGACTTTCATTTGGAATGAGAGATTTTTAAGATGAATAAAAGAAATAAAGTAAAGCAACTCAATCGATCTGCTGACCACAGGAAAGCGATGATCCAGAATATGGTGATCTCTCTACTTCGCCATGAGCGTATAGAATCTTCTATAGCAAAGCTAAAGGTAGCTAGATCCTATGCTGAGAGAGTGATCTCCAGAGCAAAACGAAACCTAGACGCAAATTTAGCCAACCTTGACGAAAAGAAAAAACAAGAGACTATTTTGCACAACACCCGTTATTTGCACACACATTTGGGAGACCAAGAGATCGTGAATAAACTGCTTAGCGATCTTTCCAATCGGTATGCATCAAGAGTTGGTGGTTACACTCGTATCATTCGTTTGGTGAACCGACAATCCGATAACACAGAAATGGGCATATTGGAACTTGTTGATAGAAAGACCCAAGCGGAGTTGAAAGACGAGACAAAGCAAAAACGAACGAAAACAGCGCCTGCAAAAGCAAAGCCTGAGAAGAAAGAGAAAAAGGCCGCCAAAGCCAAATAAGCGAATCAGACATACTTCGCGAATAAACCCCATAGAGTTTTCAACTCCGTGGGGTTTTTTTATACCGTCTGCGTTAGGTGTTAGCTTATATTTTCACTAGCATTACACTCTTGCCAGTTGCAATTGAAGAGAGTCCGCAATCAGATCAAAGTTCTCATTTTGGATCACTGCTTTGTAAGAGGATGTCACGATCGGATGTCTTTTCTCATCCAAATTGATGAGGTTAGGTAAAACCTTCAGGCCATAAAATCCGTTGGTAATTTTTTCAGGCTTATTAGAGCCGTAGGCTAGGTCATAGCCATACTTCCTATCCCTAGTATCTGAGCCGAAACATGCTAACATAAAATCT is a window of Leptospira ryugenii DNA encoding:
- the rpsQ gene encoding 30S ribosomal protein S17, with product MEDKNAKKSLTIQGVVVSDSMDKTVVIEVITRKVHPRFKKIMTKTSRVKVHDEKNECQVGDRIVAVETRPLSKQKHHKLLKVLEKAKLV
- the rplN gene encoding 50S ribosomal protein L14, translating into MIQQETILQVADNSGVKKVMCVKVLGGSKKRYATLGDEIIVAVKDAQPAYGLRDGQGKKVHNKAVQRAVVVRTKKEVRRPDGTYIRFDDNAVAIIDDKGNPKGTRIFGPVARELRDKKYMKIISLAPEVL
- the rplX gene encoding 50S ribosomal protein L24, giving the protein MATKLPYRGSEPVKFKKTKIKKDDEVLVIAGKEKGKKGKVLAIDKRRDRVYIEGVNKRRRYVRPTQENPQGGSIEIEFPIHISNVMFHDAKAENKAKPKKKIKGVRLGFLKKDGKSARVTRPEGKEI
- the rplE gene encoding 50S ribosomal protein L5 — encoded protein: MVPRLKEKYEKVIRPNLQKELGFKSVMRVPKLEKIVINVGMGEAHTNPKAMEACLEEIGQITGQKPVKTFAKKSIAGFKVREGMVLGCKVTLRGHYMYEFLDRFINIALPRVRDFRGVSPKGFDGRGNYNLSVKEQIIFPEIHFDKINTIYGINITFVTNTENDKEAYELFQAFGMPYRTAGAK
- a CDS encoding type Z 30S ribosomal protein S14, whose translation is MAKKSMMERHAKKQKFKVREYNRCPLCGRSRAYLRRFDMCRLCFRDLASKAQIPGVKKSSW
- the rpsH gene encoding 30S ribosomal protein S8; amino-acid sequence: MSLSDPIADMLTRIRNAQQAKHESCVIPGSKIKKSILELLKEEGFVEDIQTVKNGSFDDFQVKLKYDENKRPVIRMIERVSTPGRRVYIQSSEIRPFRNNIGTMILSTSKGVMTGKRARKLKVGGEVLCKVF
- the rplF gene encoding 50S ribosomal protein L6, producing the protein MSRVGKSIIKLPPKVEVKADTSSITVKGPLGELKSPIFEGVSAKVENGELVFSRNSEDQKTVALHGLVRSLAMNSVKGVTTGWEKNLEITGVGYRAQKRGKDLVMNLGYSHEVVFPEPNGIKIEVTDQLKIKVTGIDRQLVGQVAADIRSKRPPEPYKGKGVKYSDEYIRRKAGKTGKK
- the rplR gene encoding 50S ribosomal protein L18 → MINKTAKNIQRKRRTERVRFKLKANSSRPRLVFNKSNKYLTAQIIDDSKGITLVYATTFAKDFPAHENSKKSKAAATQLGKVIAEKAKKAGLSQVVLDRSGMVYHGRIAAFADSAREGGLEF
- the rpsE gene encoding 30S ribosomal protein S5, with the protein product MLEEETKEFTEKVVKIDRVAKVVKGGRRFSFNALSVVGDSKGKVGIGFGKANEVPDAIRKSIESAKKNLKSIHFIGHTVPHDVIGSFKSARVILKPASPGTGIIAGASVRSVLERAGVQDVLTKSWGSSNPMNIVKATMDALQQLETPSMAVKRRGVSLKHLFGQDL
- the rpmD gene encoding 50S ribosomal protein L30, whose product is MEEVLVTQQKSSIGVLPIHRQTLIALGLKKKGQTRKHKVTPQIQGMLRQVGYLLKIEKVK
- the rplO gene encoding 50S ribosomal protein L15, which codes for MAEKERIERARGFGKKRPKKSTSLGNKNLVPIPKGAKTAKKRVGQGPGSGMGKTSTRGSKGQRARAASMKRGFEGGQMPLHKRLPKRGFRNIFSSVYQPVNLLVIAKAGLFGEISPALLREKRLIKSETGLIKLLATGELSQAITITVDGASQSAIAKVEKAGGKVIIREKKAVEKKNA
- the secY gene encoding preprotein translocase subunit SecY — translated: MFQTIANIFRIPELRSKIFFTIGMLLLFRMGTHVTIPGINSLIVTGITADPSEGFLGMVDLFAGGALLKFSIFALGIMPYISSSIIMQLVMVLIPSLQKLQKEGDEGRKKIQQYTKYGTLILCAVQSLAVIQLANSWSTGSGNAPAKYPGLISPSVDAYFLPLAMVSITTGTVLLIWLGEQITERGIGNGISLIIFAGIIGRMPEALIAMFTSDTSDALSILILLIIFIVLIALTVILTQGVRRVPLNYGKQMVGRKMVQARSQSIPFKVNSANVMPIIFASSLILFPQTIIQWLSSKGGQWAGWAVIMDYFNPFSQIWYHALFYYVIYTSLIIFFAYFYTAIQFNPQELADNLKKYGGFIPGVRPGTQTKEMIEKILNRITLPGALFLAGLALAPYLIIKFLNLGSNTGGGTLVYTFGGTSLLIMVGVALETLKQIEAQLLMRNYEGFMKKTKIKGRA
- a CDS encoding adenylate kinase, producing MKRLIFMGPPGAGKGTQADIIKERFQIPQISTGDILRSAVKNGTKMGLEAKKYMDAGDLVPDAVVIGIIRDRLVESDCANGFILDGFPRTVEQAKALEGILKELHMELDSVVNLDVPDDELVKRLLGRAIKEGRSDDNEETIKNRLHTYNTKTLPLIDFYRGTGILRQINGLGSMDEITNAILKQIQ
- the infA gene encoding translation initiation factor IF-1, whose translation is MAKEEAITIDGTVLEPLPNAMFRVELENGHKVLAHISGKMRMHYIRILPGDKVTVELSPYDLTKGRITYRKK
- the rpmJ gene encoding 50S ribosomal protein L36; translated protein: MKVRASVKKICSECKVIRRKGVIRVICTNPKHKQRQR
- the rpsM gene encoding 30S ribosomal protein S13, with the protein product MARIAGVDLPSNKRIVIGLTYVYGIGKSSSEKILKKAGIDESIRVKDLSDEQEASIRRVIEEGFQVEGDLRSEVNLNIKRLMDVGCYRGLRHRRGLPVNGQRTRTNARTRKGVKKTVANKKKVTK
- the rpsK gene encoding 30S ribosomal protein S11, translating into MAEKETKGKKETKKVKKKEKKNVPRGKVYIQASFNNTIVSVTDMAGNVISWSSSGMMGFRGSKKSTPYAAQIAATNAAEKAIEAAGLSEVDVMVSGPGIGRESAIRSLTTKGLAVKLIKDVTPLPHNGCRPRKRRRV
- the rpsD gene encoding 30S ribosomal protein S4, which translates into the protein MARYRGPVAKLMRREGLNLFLKNSHTLHKEKSSLEKRKYPPGLPPKKKGKVTEYGAQLREKQKVKRAYGVLEKQFRRYFEEASHTPGIPGENLLQFLERRLDNVLYRLGFAVTRRQARNFVAHRHILVNGNRVDICSYRVNVGDKIEIRDKFQKSPFIEENIKLAQAINKTVSWLSVNFSNFSGEVLSLPTREHIDLPIKEQVIVELYSK
- a CDS encoding DNA-directed RNA polymerase subunit alpha, whose product is MSPKNLLKGFKRPKKIEFTTDVNTANYGKFVAEPFERGIGTTIGNSLRRTLMSSIEGAAISAIRIEGVTHEFAYVEGVAEDVTRIILNLKQVRIKYEPEDKEASKVIHIELKGAGYFRAGDLAVDSSIEIMNPDLHIATLNEDANIIMDLEIQRGRGYIPAEDKKKEIEVLGTIPIDSIFSPIQKVLFEVSETRVAQRSDYEKLTLEVWTDGSVSPEDAVAQAAKILKDHLTVFINFEEEVEEEEEELDEADEKLKASLSKHVEELELSVRSTNVLRSLEIDFIGELVKRSEEEMTKSKHYSEQSLAELKAKLSSLGLSFGMRDF
- the rplQ gene encoding 50S ribosomal protein L17, with amino-acid sequence MNKRNKVKQLNRSADHRKAMIQNMVISLLRHERIESSIAKLKVARSYAERVISRAKRNLDANLANLDEKKKQETILHNTRYLHTHLGDQEIVNKLLSDLSNRYASRVGGYTRIIRLVNRQSDNTEMGILELVDRKTQAELKDETKQKRTKTAPAKAKPEKKEKKAAKAK